The Anaerolineae bacterium genome has a window encoding:
- a CDS encoding DNA recombination and repair protein RecF — protein MLKHLSLTNFRNYVRLEMEFPQGLLLLVGGNAQGKTNLLEALYYLSTFLSFQAESDRQLINFSAARDALAVARITAEYQRGLVEHRLEVRLILENENRNGMARLRKEVLLDGVKQKIASIVGHLSAVVFLPQSIRIVEGSPEDRRRFLNLAIGQVMPAYNEALVEYTRALQQRNALLKLLTEREGDPDQLDFWDLELARSGAKIIRARIEALHELEELAAPLHRQLTRGKEGLACLYQPAYDPYPTHPSQYRLPVKDAIDRGQLSLSQIQEGFLETLRKNRRQDLQRGSTTIGPHRDEVSFLSNGLDLTVYGSRGQGRTAVIALKLAELEWVRSKVGFYPIFLLDEVLAELDPPRRQDLLDRLADCPQAVLTTAEAGLFEKNFLKKVTVWHIDHGRVLETATVSEE, from the coding sequence ATGCTCAAACATCTTTCCTTAACCAATTTCCGCAACTATGTGCGCCTGGAGATGGAGTTTCCGCAGGGCTTGCTGTTATTGGTGGGAGGAAATGCACAGGGAAAAACCAATCTACTGGAAGCGCTTTATTACCTTTCGACCTTTTTATCGTTTCAGGCAGAAAGCGACCGGCAGTTAATTAACTTTTCTGCCGCCCGGGATGCGCTGGCTGTGGCAAGAATTACGGCTGAGTATCAACGCGGTCTGGTCGAACACCGCCTTGAAGTGCGCCTGATTCTCGAAAATGAAAACCGCAATGGAATGGCTCGCCTGCGCAAAGAAGTTTTACTAGACGGTGTCAAACAGAAGATTGCTTCGATCGTTGGTCATCTCAGTGCGGTTGTCTTCTTGCCTCAATCGATTCGGATTGTGGAGGGCTCTCCAGAAGATCGGCGGCGATTTTTAAATCTGGCGATTGGTCAGGTGATGCCGGCTTATAACGAAGCCCTGGTCGAGTACACGCGGGCGCTCCAACAACGCAATGCGTTGCTGAAGTTGTTGACAGAGCGGGAGGGAGATCCCGACCAGCTCGATTTTTGGGATTTAGAGCTTGCTCGTTCGGGCGCAAAGATCATTCGAGCGCGCATTGAAGCACTCCATGAACTGGAAGAGCTGGCTGCACCTCTGCACCGTCAGTTAACGCGTGGCAAGGAGGGTCTGGCTTGTCTATATCAACCGGCTTATGATCCCTATCCAACGCATCCTTCTCAATATCGTTTGCCTGTCAAAGATGCTATCGATCGAGGACAACTCTCCCTCTCCCAGATTCAGGAAGGATTTCTCGAAACCCTACGGAAAAATCGCCGCCAGGACCTCCAACGGGGCAGTACGACCATCGGACCTCATCGAGACGAGGTGAGCTTTCTCTCAAATGGACTGGATTTAACCGTCTATGGCTCACGCGGACAGGGACGAACGGCAGTAATCGCCTTGAAATTGGCCGAACTGGAGTGGGTAAGAAGCAAGGTCGGCTTCTATCCAATTTTTTTATTGGATGAAGTACTGGCTGAACTGGACCCACCTCGTCGCCAGGATTTGCTCGACCGCTTAGCAGATTGCCCGCAAGCAGTCTTGACCACGGCTGAAGCTGGTTTGTTCGAGAAAAATTTTTTGAAAAAGGTAACCGTCTGGCACATTGACCATGGCCGGGTTCTGGAAACCGCAACCGTATCGGAGGAGTAA
- a CDS encoding Glycosyl transferase, group 2 family protein: MNPPSPLLALCMIVKNEAENLPRCLDSVKDIVDEIIIVDTGSIDSTVAIAQSYGAKVYPFQWVEDFSAARNFGIEKASAEWILVLDADEALDKETKKILREVLRHSQADAYHCILRNVLSLHPTLFYHDSPYEGWVRVFRNRPEYRFEGTYHEVVIPSLVRYQAIVERSSFVIWHYGPLSEKVQGGETSRRERAWYYLRKAAEEEPNNGNLLFYLGVEYYERGDFENAYQVLKRATFEVGTELANAYHTKLGLIYLGEIAYQREEYSLASGCAKGSLALKEYPELNSRAWLLLCKSFLSVIQQGVLQATDLPDQTQRHQRYAHYLQLLGEMEADLRYQLNWSSTPQEQTFFSHWLAQTQRLTFLTRQAIEENSG, translated from the coding sequence ATGAATCCTCCTTCACCTTTGCTTGCCCTGTGTATGATCGTCAAAAACGAGGCTGAGAACCTGCCACGCTGTCTGGATAGCGTCAAGGATATCGTTGACGAGATCATCATTGTGGATACAGGTTCAATCGATTCCACAGTCGCAATTGCGCAGAGTTATGGGGCTAAAGTATATCCTTTTCAATGGGTAGAGGACTTTTCAGCCGCGCGGAACTTCGGCATTGAAAAAGCGTCTGCGGAGTGGATTCTTGTCCTGGATGCGGACGAAGCTCTTGACAAAGAGACAAAGAAAATTCTGCGGGAAGTATTGAGACACAGCCAGGCAGATGCTTATCACTGTATTTTGAGAAATGTGCTTTCCCTTCATCCAACACTTTTTTACCATGACAGTCCTTATGAAGGATGGGTGCGCGTATTCCGCAACCGCCCTGAGTACCGCTTTGAGGGCACGTATCACGAGGTGGTAATACCCAGCCTGGTTAGATATCAGGCTATTGTTGAGAGAAGTTCATTTGTGATCTGGCACTATGGACCTCTCAGCGAGAAAGTTCAGGGTGGTGAGACATCGCGGAGGGAACGCGCCTGGTATTACCTCCGCAAAGCAGCCGAAGAAGAACCCAATAACGGCAACCTGCTCTTTTACCTGGGCGTGGAATACTATGAACGCGGGGATTTTGAGAACGCTTACCAGGTGTTGAAGCGGGCTACCTTTGAGGTTGGGACTGAACTGGCAAATGCCTATCACACCAAGTTAGGCTTGATTTATTTGGGAGAGATCGCCTACCAACGGGAGGAATACAGTCTGGCAAGCGGCTGCGCCAAGGGCAGTCTGGCACTCAAAGAGTACCCTGAATTGAACTCGAGAGCCTGGCTGCTATTGTGCAAGTCCTTTCTGAGCGTCATCCAACAAGGGGTTCTCCAAGCCACCGATTTGCCTGATCAGACGCAAAGGCATCAACGTTATGCCCATTACCTTCAACTGCTTGGTGAGATGGAAGCCGATCTGCGTTACCAACTCAATTGGAGTTCCACCCCTCAAGAACAGACCTTTTTTTCGCACTGGTTGGCTCAGACCCAGCGATTAACTTTCCTAACCCGGCAAGCTATAGAGGAAAACTCAGGATAA
- a CDS encoding Glycosyl transferase, group 2 family protein has product MAQKPLLSLCMIVKNEEVYLPQCLESARGVVDEIVIVDTGSTDNTRSIAKQYGASVYEYEWQDDFAAARNYSLEKANGVFILFLDADEELSPNAKEQLRPLLLQNDAEGFYLIVRCFGSVNSLAPFYDSEQVRLFRNRPQYRFENAIHEMIYPSIVAHGGKLIKGDLIIHHYGYLKQVVQASESRIERDRRLLEKMYQEDPTSQYVKAKLGFIYLLQSRYPEALQLLQEVVQEIDSRNVEADFLHTIFIALAQTAQAMGNYALARECARAGWALNTQPSLTRSSKFYYATSTAASILSHLEALTQESKEPLARSRVQEDLARCSKEIDESISILNELYADRDLSPQAKENLAIWQQKTELVRQMVERISEMMTG; this is encoded by the coding sequence ATGGCTCAAAAACCGCTGCTTTCACTCTGTATGATTGTAAAGAACGAGGAGGTTTACCTGCCGCAGTGCCTGGAAAGCGCTCGAGGGGTGGTTGACGAGATCGTTATTGTCGATACCGGCTCAACCGATAACACTCGCAGCATCGCGAAACAGTATGGCGCATCGGTTTATGAATATGAGTGGCAGGATGATTTTGCGGCTGCCCGTAACTACAGCCTCGAAAAAGCAAACGGGGTATTCATCCTGTTTCTGGATGCTGACGAGGAGCTCTCCCCCAATGCGAAGGAACAACTCCGTCCCCTCTTACTCCAGAACGACGCCGAGGGCTTCTATCTCATCGTACGTTGCTTTGGTTCAGTCAATTCCCTGGCGCCCTTTTACGACTCCGAGCAAGTGCGTCTATTCCGCAACCGCCCGCAATATCGCTTTGAAAATGCGATCCATGAAATGATTTATCCTTCCATCGTTGCGCATGGAGGCAAACTAATCAAAGGCGACTTGATCATCCATCACTACGGTTATCTGAAACAGGTGGTTCAGGCAAGCGAGTCGCGCATTGAGCGCGATCGGCGCTTACTAGAAAAAATGTACCAGGAGGATCCCACTTCCCAATACGTCAAGGCAAAATTAGGCTTTATCTACCTGTTACAAAGCCGCTATCCAGAAGCCTTGCAGCTCCTTCAAGAAGTGGTTCAGGAAATCGACTCGCGCAATGTAGAAGCTGACTTTCTACACACCATATTTATCGCCCTGGCGCAGACAGCGCAAGCAATGGGCAATTATGCCTTAGCCAGAGAGTGTGCCAGGGCCGGTTGGGCATTGAACACTCAGCCCTCCCTGACGCGCTCGTCAAAGTTCTACTACGCCACTTCAACGGCTGCCTCGATACTGAGCCATCTTGAAGCGTTGACGCAGGAATCAAAGGAGCCCTTAGCCAGGTCTCGAGTTCAAGAGGATCTGGCGCGTTGTAGCAAGGAGATTGACGAATCTATTTCAATCCTCAATGAGTTGTATGCCGACAGGGATCTAAGCCCACAGGCAAAGGAGAACCTGGCTATCTGGCAGCAAAAAACCGAACTCGTCCGTCAGATGGTCGAGCGTATCTCGGAGATGATGACAGGTTAG
- a CDS encoding Flagellin protein FlaA: protein MATVDVTRVAGNIGALNALYSLQNINAQLAIHQTRLATGKRLNEAADDPAGMSIATTFDVRRQGLRTALNAIGDAKNLMSTMEGGLRKVQDILVKMRNKAMEAQGDTIGENERRAIQSQLRAFRDEIEAIVKQTQWNNNYLLVGTGGSGSTSALTFLTGPESTGGTTQFSFTSGLAVNTNQGFNPNTSSIGASGLGLDDTALTISTSANAVSAMQKIESALLIVKEAVSQVGAFSARLSFKEEALSVQYTNTESAYNRIMNANMAEEQVEASKFLILQQTATAMLAQANVAPQFLLSLFR from the coding sequence ATGGCTACTGTTGACGTCACCCGTGTAGCGGGTAACATTGGGGCACTGAATGCCCTGTATTCTCTCCAAAACATCAATGCTCAACTGGCAATTCACCAGACCCGTCTGGCAACCGGCAAGCGCTTGAACGAGGCTGCCGATGACCCAGCCGGTATGTCGATTGCCACCACCTTCGATGTGCGCCGCCAGGGTTTGAGAACCGCCCTCAACGCCATCGGGGATGCCAAGAACTTGATGTCCACGATGGAAGGCGGTTTGCGCAAAGTGCAGGACATCCTGGTCAAGATGCGCAACAAGGCAATGGAAGCCCAGGGCGACACCATCGGCGAAAATGAGCGTAGAGCGATCCAATCTCAGCTGCGAGCTTTCCGCGATGAGATCGAAGCCATTGTGAAACAAACTCAGTGGAACAACAACTACCTCCTGGTAGGCACGGGTGGTTCCGGCTCGACATCAGCACTTACCTTCCTGACCGGTCCAGAATCTACTGGTGGGACGACTCAATTCTCGTTTACTAGCGGTCTTGCTGTAAATACTAATCAGGGATTTAATCCCAACACAAGTTCTATTGGCGCAAGTGGGCTCGGGCTGGACGATACCGCTTTGACTATCTCAACCTCTGCCAATGCTGTGAGTGCCATGCAGAAGATTGAGTCGGCGCTCCTCATCGTAAAAGAAGCGGTCAGCCAGGTTGGTGCCTTCAGCGCCCGGTTGAGCTTCAAAGAAGAAGCCCTCTCCGTCCAATACACCAACACCGAATCGGCTTATAACCGTATCATGAACGCCAACATGGCTGAAGAGCAAGTCGAAGCGAGCAAATTCCTGATCCTGCAGCAAACCGCTACCGCCATGCTCGCTCAGGCGAATGTCGCCCCCCAATTCTTGCTCTCCCTGTTTCGATAA
- a CDS encoding rRNA small subunit 7-methylguanosine (m7G) methyltransferase GidB: MQEFAQMVYQKLGFRLSSRQIEAFRRYEQLLLEWNQRLNLTAIRSAEMIRIKHFLDSLTCFLVMSESAPQRIVDVGSGAGFPGLPLKIACPTLELTLIEAIGKKAAFCQTVVQELGLNKVSVLSQRVETVAHLPQHREQYDWAVARAVANLPTLAEYLLPLVRVGGAAIAMKGESAPAEVHQAEHAIALLGGQVRKIVPVHLPQVAEDRYLVIIDKIAATPPTYPRRVGIPEKRPLI; encoded by the coding sequence ATGCAAGAATTTGCTCAAATGGTTTATCAGAAACTGGGTTTCCGCCTCTCCTCCCGTCAGATCGAGGCCTTTCGCCGTTACGAGCAGCTTCTTCTGGAATGGAATCAAAGGCTGAACCTCACCGCCATCCGCAGCGCCGAAATGATCCGCATCAAGCATTTTCTGGATTCATTGACCTGTTTCCTGGTGATGTCCGAGTCAGCCCCTCAACGCATTGTCGATGTTGGCAGCGGCGCCGGCTTTCCGGGCTTGCCCCTGAAAATCGCCTGTCCCACGCTTGAGTTAACCCTGATCGAGGCGATCGGGAAAAAAGCTGCTTTTTGCCAGACGGTTGTCCAGGAGCTGGGGTTAAACAAGGTTTCCGTATTATCTCAACGGGTAGAAACGGTCGCCCATCTGCCCCAACATCGCGAGCAGTACGATTGGGCAGTGGCACGCGCGGTTGCCAACCTGCCAACGCTTGCCGAATACCTCTTACCTCTGGTGCGCGTTGGCGGCGCAGCGATCGCAATGAAGGGCGAAAGCGCCCCGGCTGAGGTTCATCAGGCCGAGCACGCCATTGCGCTGCTCGGCGGTCAGGTGCGAAAAATCGTGCCCGTTCATTTGCCTCAAGTGGCTGAAGATCGGTATCTGGTCATTATCGATAAAATTGCCGCCACTCCCCCGACCTATCCGCGCCGGGTTGGCATCCCTGAAAAACGCCCCCTGATTTGA
- a CDS encoding Glycosyl transferase, group 2 family protein, producing MEKPLISLCMIVKDEETYLPRCLASVKEVVDEIIIVDTGSKDQTKAIAQSCGAKVYDFEWCDDFAAARNHSLEKATGKWILVLDADEELERDSGVRLKKLAQKDEADAYWVIQRNFYKNRLQHTLDVPVLRFFRNHPAYRYRKRYHEENATSILENQGRIGKVPEGLLIFHDGYLRSSAQGRPRLERSIRIMEAALKEEPRNAWLMAKLGIDLYSIGRVDEAYRYLYKFATSESGELDYQLVNLLDTHEALAYLADLAVQRGEFTLARHCGLASRQLTEVFELRMYSEFAVIAGTLGETANFLNHLLRSEVSLHPSDLTPQTVVLLKQKLTELTELEKDILALMEGFSTLLKPEQRNLLKGWLANCREYIQAIQRWTNVPVR from the coding sequence ATGGAAAAGCCGCTCATTTCGCTGTGTATGATTGTCAAGGATGAAGAAACATATCTGCCCCGCTGCCTGGCAAGTGTCAAGGAGGTGGTTGATGAAATCATTATTGTGGACACCGGGTCGAAAGATCAGACCAAGGCGATCGCTCAGAGTTGTGGAGCAAAGGTCTACGATTTCGAATGGTGTGATGATTTTGCGGCTGCTCGAAACCACAGCCTCGAAAAGGCAACGGGGAAGTGGATCCTGGTATTGGACGCCGATGAAGAATTAGAGCGCGACTCTGGTGTGCGCCTGAAAAAACTGGCTCAAAAAGACGAGGCTGATGCCTATTGGGTGATCCAGCGTAATTTTTACAAGAATCGCCTGCAACACACTTTGGATGTTCCAGTCCTGCGTTTTTTCCGCAACCACCCCGCCTACCGCTACCGCAAGCGCTATCACGAAGAGAATGCAACTTCCATCCTGGAAAATCAGGGCCGAATCGGAAAGGTACCTGAGGGCTTGCTCATCTTCCACGATGGTTATTTGCGCAGTTCCGCCCAGGGCAGACCACGCCTGGAGCGTTCGATCCGCATTATGGAAGCCGCCTTAAAAGAAGAGCCTCGCAACGCCTGGTTAATGGCGAAATTGGGAATTGACCTGTATTCGATCGGTCGCGTCGATGAAGCCTATCGTTATCTGTACAAATTCGCAACTTCCGAATCGGGAGAGTTAGACTATCAGCTGGTCAACTTGCTGGATACGCACGAGGCGCTTGCCTACCTGGCTGATCTGGCTGTTCAACGCGGCGAATTTACGCTTGCCAGGCATTGTGGGCTAGCCAGCAGACAACTGACCGAGGTGTTTGAACTGCGTATGTATAGTGAATTTGCCGTGATCGCCGGAACGTTAGGGGAGACGGCAAACTTCCTAAATCATCTGCTTCGTTCGGAGGTATCGCTACACCCGAGCGATTTAACTCCTCAGACCGTCGTCCTCTTGAAACAAAAACTTACCGAACTCACCGAGCTGGAAAAGGACATCCTCGCTCTGATGGAGGGCTTCAGTACCCTCCTTAAACCAGAACAAAGAAACCTGCTCAAAGGCTGGCTTGCGAACTGTCGTGAATACATTCAGGCGATTCAACGCTGGACGAATGTACCAGTTCGTTAA
- a CDS encoding Flagellar hook-associated protein FliD, with the protein MATVNQLDSYFVNLINSLMTIERQPLTRLEEKRSQLNVSVGVYQDARSKLVELQNAVYALQSNAYTSALRAGRSVSISDRPSGSTVLTATASSSAVVGIYQITDIVLAKAHRIRSDAVSYIDQPLGLSTGSGYIVLGGAETRSVALDRSITDTVTAASTGEIDSGKKELGRGTYSIEVRQDDVEGWQFRLVDSSGKAVSIRNGTSTTETTSGWQAIPVGGGSFDTGRGLVIQFGDGSGYQEGTIANGTAAQVTYISQGARITVDVEDSLLDIVESINSATYAENDGVTASIIDNQLVLSAATTGTAYALNSTNVIDNGSGGTSGVLHQLGLLAEGSTAFKYAAVQAASDASFKVNGLTVTRSKNAGLTDVIAGVTINLAADAEGKTATITVEKDLSSAKTAINTFIEKFNAVVSYLDQKTAVTSVDERTYTRGVLADDMVFSELRLRLYSLFMDEYTNSSSYSSLRKIGLSLNDSLQATIFDQAKLDAALNNDLEGVQALLDEVMQSLDVELGRFTGTRSTTSYINEAVSLLNSQITDLNADITRMNTYLSERELYLTDQYAQIQAQLVSLTYMRQMWSSIYGTVNQLI; encoded by the coding sequence ATGGCAACGGTAAACCAGCTCGACAGCTACTTTGTCAACCTGATCAACAGCCTGATGACCATTGAGCGTCAGCCGTTGACGCGTTTGGAGGAAAAACGCAGCCAGCTCAATGTCAGTGTTGGCGTGTATCAGGATGCGCGCAGTAAGCTGGTCGAGTTGCAAAATGCGGTGTACGCCTTGCAGAGCAATGCCTATACTTCCGCATTACGCGCCGGACGCAGTGTGAGCATTTCGGATCGCCCGAGTGGCAGCACAGTGTTGACTGCGACGGCGAGCAGCAGTGCCGTAGTCGGCATCTACCAGATCACCGATATCGTCCTGGCAAAAGCCCATCGCATTCGTTCTGACGCGGTTTCCTATATCGATCAACCACTTGGTTTGAGCACCGGGTCTGGTTATATCGTTCTAGGCGGCGCAGAGACTCGCTCGGTTGCGCTGGATCGAAGCATCACAGACACCGTCACGGCTGCCAGCACGGGTGAGATCGATAGCGGAAAGAAAGAACTGGGCAGAGGAACGTATTCCATCGAAGTCCGTCAGGATGATGTGGAGGGCTGGCAGTTTCGACTGGTCGATTCCAGCGGCAAGGCGGTCAGCATCCGCAATGGCACCAGCACTACGGAAACGACCAGCGGCTGGCAGGCGATTCCGGTCGGCGGCGGCAGTTTCGATACCGGGCGCGGGCTGGTGATCCAGTTCGGTGATGGCAGCGGTTATCAGGAAGGGACAATTGCCAACGGGACGGCTGCTCAAGTGACCTACATCAGCCAGGGGGCAAGAATTACGGTTGATGTCGAGGATAGCCTGCTGGATATTGTCGAATCGATCAACTCGGCGACCTACGCCGAGAATGATGGCGTTACAGCCAGTATCATCGACAACCAACTGGTCTTATCGGCTGCCACCACTGGGACAGCATATGCGCTGAACTCAACGAACGTCATCGATAACGGCAGCGGCGGCACCAGTGGCGTTTTGCACCAACTGGGACTGTTGGCTGAGGGAAGCACAGCTTTCAAGTATGCTGCGGTTCAAGCGGCGAGCGATGCCTCTTTCAAGGTCAATGGTCTGACGGTCACGCGCAGTAAAAACGCTGGCTTAACCGATGTCATTGCGGGTGTGACGATCAACCTGGCTGCGGATGCGGAAGGCAAGACTGCCACCATTACGGTTGAAAAAGACCTCAGTTCTGCAAAAACCGCCATCAACACCTTCATCGAAAAATTCAATGCGGTGGTCTCTTATCTGGATCAGAAGACGGCTGTGACAAGCGTTGATGAGCGTACCTATACACGCGGTGTGCTCGCTGACGATATGGTGTTTTCGGAACTGCGCCTGCGTTTGTATTCTCTCTTTATGGATGAATACACCAACAGCAGTTCCTATTCCAGTTTACGGAAAATCGGTTTGAGCTTGAATGACTCCCTGCAGGCAACGATTTTTGATCAGGCAAAATTAGACGCTGCTTTGAACAATGACTTAGAAGGCGTACAAGCGCTCCTGGATGAGGTGATGCAATCTCTGGATGTTGAGTTGGGACGTTTTACCGGTACCCGCAGCACAACCAGCTACATCAATGAAGCTGTTTCCCTGCTGAACAGCCAGATCACCGACCTGAATGCCGACATCACCCGCATGAACACCTATCTTTCCGAGCGCGAGCTTTATCTAACGGATCAATATGCCCAAATTCAAGCTCAACTGGTGAGTCTGACCTATATGCGCCAGATGTGGTCGAGTATCTATGGTACGGTGAATCAATTGATCTGA
- a CDS encoding Peptide deformylase translates to MALREIITYPNEILRRKARKVENFGPELQTLIEDMIETMRAEPGVGLAAPQVAVPLRLIVVEYGEDENPDVPPKLYVMANPEIMRASADIERGVEGCLSIPGIVGEVERSLEIVVRGQNRHGKPMKVKAKGWLARIFQHEIDHLNGVLFIDRTDKVWKVEEESHAVQVSSAE, encoded by the coding sequence ATGGCACTGCGAGAGATCATCACATATCCCAATGAGATTCTCAGGCGTAAAGCGCGCAAAGTGGAAAATTTTGGGCCTGAGTTACAAACCCTGATCGAAGATATGATCGAAACCATGCGCGCCGAACCGGGTGTGGGGCTGGCCGCCCCGCAAGTAGCTGTGCCCTTGCGTCTGATTGTGGTGGAGTATGGCGAAGATGAGAACCCCGATGTTCCCCCAAAGCTGTATGTCATGGCGAATCCGGAGATTATGCGCGCTTCGGCAGACATAGAACGAGGGGTGGAAGGGTGTTTGTCGATTCCGGGCATCGTTGGAGAGGTGGAACGGTCGCTGGAAATTGTGGTGCGCGGCCAGAATCGGCATGGAAAACCGATGAAAGTCAAAGCAAAGGGCTGGCTGGCGCGTATTTTCCAACACGAGATTGATCATCTCAACGGGGTGCTGTTTATTGACCGAACCGATAAGGTCTGGAAAGTTGAGGAAGAGTCCCATGCAGTGCAGGTGAGCAGCGCAGAATGA
- a CDS encoding MOSC domain protein, whose amino-acid sequence MAQVFQINLSQGGVPKLPVARAWVGRNGLDGDAHRNTRHHGGEERALCLYSLERILELQVEGHPIYPGSIGENLTLQGIDWSRLKPGSRLLFQGGVEIELTRPTTPCQTIAASFKDGAIERVLHECHPGWSRWYARVVREGELRVGEMVQVVFE is encoded by the coding sequence ATGGCGCAGGTATTTCAAATCAACCTCTCGCAGGGAGGCGTGCCCAAGTTGCCAGTGGCAAGGGCATGGGTGGGACGCAATGGATTGGATGGAGATGCTCACCGCAATACGCGCCACCATGGTGGTGAGGAACGTGCCCTCTGCCTCTACTCTTTGGAGAGAATCCTGGAGTTACAGGTGGAGGGACATCCGATTTACCCGGGTTCGATCGGCGAAAACCTGACCCTGCAAGGGATCGATTGGAGCCGCTTGAAGCCAGGCAGCCGCTTACTTTTTCAGGGTGGGGTAGAAATTGAACTGACCAGGCCTACCACCCCCTGTCAAACCATTGCTGCCTCCTTCAAAGATGGAGCAATTGAGCGCGTTTTGCACGAATGTCATCCTGGTTGGTCACGCTGGTATGCCCGGGTTGTGCGGGAGGGTGAATTAAGGGTTGGTGAAATGGTGCAGGTGGTGTTTGAGTGA
- a CDS encoding Glycosyl transferase, group 2 family protein: MNPSSPLLALCMIVKNEAENLPRCLDSVKDVVDEMIIVDTGSTDNTKEIASSYGAKVYDFEWVNDFSVARNYSIDQAKAEWILVLDADEALETETAKRLRGDLYNATADAYILLRIEFFSDQMYSNYDFAALLRLFRNRPGYRYERAYHEEIDPAIKRHNGKIEYCYDWVILHYGLMDKRVQGDDLRHERAIRILTQAIAEKPNDPNLYMFMASEYYNKGNYDKALELVQQAYEVNRRFGGIHKSLIHMGYNILGYIFLLQGDSLQAEKFARLGIDVCKQNAVSNGMIASHFYYRHSLGIQALACLDMAFKEALDGKKGKAISKAQKAIDIFTHLKNYSDQPRLSIERLDKLITQATQLISMLR, translated from the coding sequence ATGAATCCTTCTTCACCTTTGCTTGCCCTGTGTATGATCGTCAAAAACGAGGCTGAGAACCTGCCGCGCTGTCTGGATAGCGTAAAAGATGTGGTTGACGAGATGATTATCGTGGATACTGGTTCAACCGACAACACCAAAGAGATCGCTAGCAGTTACGGCGCAAAAGTTTATGACTTTGAGTGGGTAAATGATTTTTCGGTAGCCCGCAATTACAGCATCGATCAGGCAAAAGCGGAATGGATACTGGTTTTAGATGCCGATGAAGCCCTTGAAACTGAAACTGCCAAACGGTTAAGGGGAGATCTTTATAATGCTACGGCAGATGCTTATATTCTCCTGCGCATTGAATTTTTCAGCGACCAGATGTATAGCAACTATGACTTTGCGGCTTTACTGCGCTTGTTCCGCAACCGTCCAGGCTATCGCTACGAGCGAGCTTACCACGAGGAGATTGATCCAGCGATCAAACGTCATAACGGGAAAATCGAGTATTGCTACGATTGGGTTATCCTGCACTATGGTTTGATGGACAAACGGGTCCAAGGAGATGATCTCCGCCATGAACGCGCTATTAGGATTTTGACGCAAGCGATTGCGGAGAAACCCAATGATCCAAATCTGTACATGTTTATGGCAAGCGAGTATTACAACAAGGGGAATTACGATAAGGCATTAGAGTTGGTTCAACAAGCCTATGAGGTTAACCGAAGATTTGGGGGCATTCACAAAAGCTTAATACACATGGGTTATAACATCCTGGGATACATTTTTTTATTACAGGGGGATTCCTTACAAGCAGAAAAGTTTGCCCGTTTAGGTATTGACGTATGCAAACAAAATGCTGTTTCTAATGGGATGATAGCTTCCCATTTTTACTATCGCCATTCTTTGGGGATCCAAGCTCTTGCTTGTCTGGACATGGCTTTCAAAGAGGCGCTAGATGGAAAGAAAGGAAAAGCCATTAGTAAAGCACAAAAGGCAATTGATATTTTTACACATCTTAAAAACTACTCGGATCAACCCAGATTAAGCATTGAGCGTTTAGACAAGTTAATTACCCAAGCCACCCAATTGATTTCAATGTTGAGGTAA